ATACCCTGTATACTCGGATTCAAGCGAATAATTTGTTATCTCCAGATATTGGCACACCGGAAGGTAGTTTATTTTTTGCTGGGGATGAGGGGACAACCGATGCTTTTATTGATGCTTTGTGGTACAAGTTTCCCCTAGGTAAAAGTACAGAAGTGATTGCGATCGCCAATGCAGGTGCAGCAGATGATGTCACTAACACAGTTAATATTTTTGATGGTGACGGTGCAACAGGTGCTTTATCCACCTTTGGAACTCGCAACCCCATATATTATCAAATGGATGGCGCAGGTTTAGGGGTGACACAGAACTTTGGGAAAACTTTTGCTCTGAGTTTGGCATATTTAGCTAGTGAAGCAAATAACCCCCAACAGAAAAGTGGTTTATTTGACGGTCCCTACGGTGCATTGGCACAATTAACATTTACCCCTAGCGATCGCCTCACCATCGGTTTGACCTATATCAATGCATATAATCAGGAATTAGGAGCAGGTAGCAACCGCGCAAACCCTATTAGCTTCTTTAATTCTAACTTTGACTTTGACTTGAACGGGGAACCCGATGAGTTGAACGTTCCCTTTTCGAGTAATTCCTACGGATTGCAAGCATCCTTCCAAGTCAGTGAGAAATTTGTCCTCGGCGGCTGGGTTGGTTATACTAATGCTCGAAATACTTCCAGTAAGGGTGGTTTAGTAGACCGGGGAACTCTAGATATTTGGAATTGGGCGGTAACTTTGGGATTCCCAGATTTGGGTAAAAAAGGTAACTTAGCTGGGATTATCTTCGGTATGGAACCTAAAGTCACAGGTTCTACCATTAATGAAATCAGTAAAGACAGAGATACTTCCTACCATATCGAGGCTTTCTACCAGTACAAAGTCTCTGATAATATCAGCATTACTCCTGGAGTGATTTGGCTCACCGCACCAGATCATAACGATACTAATGATAGTGTGGTTATCGGTGCGTTACGTACAACTTTCACTTTTTAAAGATAAATAAATCTGGTTAATCATAATACCAATCCATGAATCATATCATGTTCGCTTGATTACTTATAATTTACCCCACCCGCCTATCGGCACCCTCCCCTTGGCAAGAGGGTACTCTGCGAGAAGCCGCTCCGCGTCTATGGGAAAGGGTCTTTTTATTAACAGTATTTATCCGAACATGATATCAAATAGGACTCTAGGATTACTCAATTGAGAAAAGTGCTAGTAGGAAGTCTCTCCCTAGCACTTTTTGGTAGATGCATGATTTTACCTATCTAAAAATTATCCAACCAACCGATTGCGATGTTCTGCTTTTCTAAGCATTTTTTGCCTTGCGTTTTTTCAACACAGAACCAGCAGTCACTGCACCAA
The Calothrix sp. 336/3 DNA segment above includes these coding regions:
- a CDS encoding iron uptake porin is translated as MHKQWQSLFSQPKILGAIFVAASTPWLSAKPAIAEGATYQSIAQTQADGNKNQIIAQVTSVSQLSDVQPTDWAFQALQSLVERYGCIAGYPNGTYRGQRAMTRYEFAAGLNACLNRVNELIATATADLVKREDLDALRRLQEEFAAELATLRGRVDALEARTAELEANQFSTTTKLEGELVAVVADAFGNNDQNNTNFGARARVNFVTSFTGEDTLYTRIQANNLLSPDIGTPEGSLFFAGDEGTTDAFIDALWYKFPLGKSTEVIAIANAGAADDVTNTVNIFDGDGATGALSTFGTRNPIYYQMDGAGLGVTQNFGKTFALSLAYLASEANNPQQKSGLFDGPYGALAQLTFTPSDRLTIGLTYINAYNQELGAGSNRANPISFFNSNFDFDLNGEPDELNVPFSSNSYGLQASFQVSEKFVLGGWVGYTNARNTSSKGGLVDRGTLDIWNWAVTLGFPDLGKKGNLAGIIFGMEPKVTGSTINEISKDRDTSYHIEAFYQYKVSDNISITPGVIWLTAPDHNDTNDSVVIGALRTTFTF